The window TTAACACAACATCAACATGATGATTATTCTCTCTTCCATATGTTTTGTAcccattttttttggtttatacaaAAAAGGGTGTATTTTGAGCTGATTATATTACTTAGTAAATGAGTTTTACTGACCAAGTCTAAGggacataaaatagaaaaaaaaaaaggaagaaagacaAGGAGTGGTTCATAATGTAAACAAcgaataattaataatactgtTAACTAATAGTGTCAGCGAAAAAAGGTAGTGTTCATGGTGAAATAGTACTAGTAGAATTGGGAATATAAACATTGGTAAAAGCTTTTGTAGCCATAGCCAATAATATTAAATACTACCAAATTTTGCAGAGACAGTGAAATTGATtaagagataaaagaagaaaaagccatGTTTTGAGGAAGGAGACATGCATCATCTCACCcttacatgatttttttctttcttttattttctctttctctccatctTCACACCAAAGTCCATAAGATAGATTCTCTCTAATTTTTGGGTAAGTTTTTTAGTCGCTCTATTTGACTCTACTTGTTGTACTctgctttgctttgctttgagAGGGTTCCTAAAAAAAACCCATTTTTGGGTGATTGGTGAGAACATCtgaatgcttttttttgtttgtttcttcttttttttagttatgttctgtttttctcGCTTTTTCATTGGATCATACCAAGTTCGTAGGCTCTTAAGTCGATTGAGTTAGTGGAATTGCATGTTCAGTGATTAAtcaaaaatctgtttttttattattattatttattaatctgATTTGTTAGGCCGTTGATTCTCAAAGTCTGAATCTTGCTATCTATCTTTACTATGATTATTGGATCTGCTCTTAGAtctgttgttttgttgctcTATACTTTTGAATCAAGAATGGTTTTTAGATTACTTCCTCCAAGTGATTGCAATATCTATCATAACTGGTTTTTACTTATTGGGTTTATAGTTGTTGACTGAGTAAAAAACATCTCTTTGTCTCTTGATGGATCTACTGTGGTCTGGAGATGAGCTTATTGAACTGTAGTAGTGTCTCAGACAATGCAAGAGTTTCGTTCATTGCCTTACCCCGCAACTTCTTAGGACAGCTCTGTCTTCACTAACTCAAAAACTCCAAGGATCTTCTTCCGTGACTGACAACAGCACTTTGACGATGGAGATGATGTCTACCCATTTCCCACGGATGAAACAAACTGATTTTCAGTTGCAGGACCATGATTCCTCCTCTACTCAGTCCACTGGAGGAGAGTCATATAGTGAAGTTGCAAGTTTAAGCGAACCTAATACTCGTTATGGCCACAACATTGTTACCCATCTCTCAGGTCCACTTGTCAACTTCTTGAATAAGAGTCCACATTGTGTCAGCTGTTATCCTGTTAGTAGTTTTGGCTGATCGAATGGCTTCTTGTTTTTGATGCAGGTTACAAAGAAAACCCGGAGAATCCTATTAGAAGTCATTGCAAGTCAATCTTGTCGAAGGTTTCACAACATTCCGTGGTTCCTCCTATTGAGGTTAATTAGTCTATCATCTTTAGATCTTAGTGTGAATCTTGTCGTACATGAGACTGAGTCTAAAGCTACGCACTTCTTGATTCTGATGTCTATATGCTCTCAGGCGGCTTCTTGGCCTTTACACAGCACTGAAACGCCACATTTCAATGGTTACTTGTCTTTTCCGTATGCATCACAACACACGGTAATACACTTTACATCTTAAGATAATGCTCATGTTGCATCTTGTCTCAGTGAATCCTCTGCACTTAAAAAACAATTCTTGATCGTATGAagtatttgttattaaaaaCTTTGTAGGTGCAGCATCCCCAAATTGGAGGGTTGGTTCCTTCTAGAATGCTTTTGCCTCACAACATTCCAGAGAATGAACCAATTTTCGTTAATGCGAAACAGTACCAAGCAATTCTACGTCGTAGACAGCACCGTGCAAAGCTTGAAGCTCAGAACAAGCTCATCAAAGTCCGCAAAGTATGTTTATCTCTGTTGCACCACATAGAACTACATAAAGTTTCAATTATAATGTGTAAGACCAATTCTGTGTATGAAATTATGCAGCCGTACCTTCACGAGTCGCGCCACCGTCATGCGTTAAAGAGAGCAAGAGGCTCTGGTGGGCGTTTCCTCAACACAAAGAAGCTTCAAGAATCAAAACCTCCTCCATTCTCGGGCTCACCGCATGTCTGCAAGAACTCTCCGGGAAAGTTCTGGCAACAGGACATAACCGGGAACAACAACGACATGTTCCAACAAAACGGGTTCTCAGGTTATCCATCAAACCACCATGTCTCAGTTCTCATGTGAGACTCTTACTCTGTGGCAAGTGGTTAATGAGAATCATGACGGGAAGTCATCCTTGGCTATATATTGATCCATAAAAGTTTCTGTTTTACAAGTTTGCTTTCATTCTACTGCAAAAGAAGTTGAAATCTTTCAACAGTTTTCATTCCTTTTCTTGTCTTTCATTTTTCTAGTGTGCTTGTTGCTGAATTGTTTATACTTTGATTTAAACTTCGATTACGTGTGCACCCACATGGATTTGTGATTTTATGTAATGtataaatgatttgtttttagagCTCAATATTGTTGCCTATTTTAGTCTGTTTCCAAAC is drawn from Camelina sativa cultivar DH55 chromosome 1, Cs, whole genome shotgun sequence and contains these coding sequences:
- the LOC104778818 gene encoding nuclear transcription factor Y subunit A-6-like, with product MEMMSTHFPRMKQTDFQLQDHDSSSTQSTGGESYSEVASLSEPNTRYGHNIVTHLSGYKENPENPIRSHCKSILSKVSQHSVVPPIEAASWPLHSTETPHFNGYLSFPYASQHTVQHPQIGGLVPSRMLLPHNIPENEPIFVNAKQYQAILRRRQHRAKLEAQNKLIKVRKPYLHESRHRHALKRARGSGGRFLNTKKLQESKPPPFSGSPHVCKNSPGKFWQQDITGNNNDMFQQNGFSGYPSNHHVSVLM